The Meriones unguiculatus strain TT.TT164.6M chromosome 18, Bangor_MerUng_6.1, whole genome shotgun sequence genome segment GGCTCGCCGGCGCGCCCCCGGCCCCGGCCAGGACGCAGATCCTGTCCCTGGGCTCGGGCTCCGACTCGCTTTATTTTCGCCTGAAGGCCGCGGGCCTCCTGGCCCGGGCTGCCGTCTGGGAAGTGGACTTCCCGGACGTGTCTCGGCTCAAGGCGGAGAGGATCGGGGAGACCCCGGAGCTGTGCGCGCTGACCGGCCCTTTCGAGATCGGGGACCCGGCGTCAGCTCTGTGCTTTTCGAGCTCGGACTACTGCATCCTGGGCGCTGACCTGCGGGAGCTCCCGCGGTTAGACGAGGCCCTGGACGGTGCCGGCCTGGACGCCGCTTCACCCACGCTGCTCCTGGCAGAGGCGGTGCTGAGCTACCTGGAGCCCGCCAGAGCCGCGGCCCTCATTGCCTGGGCCGCCCAGCGTTTCCCCGACGCCCTTTTCGTGGTCTATGAACAGATGAAGCCGCGAGATGCCTTTGGGCAAGTCATGCTGCAGCACTTCCGGCGGTTGCACTCACCCCTGCATGGCCTGGAGCTCTTTCCCGACCTGGAGGCCCAGCGCCAGCGCTTCCTTCAAGCTGGCTGGACTGCCTGCAGCGCCCTGGACCTGAACGAGTTCTATCGTCGCCTTCTACCCGTGGACGAGCGCCGGCGGGTCGAGACGCTTGAGCCCTTTGATGAATTTGAGGAGTGGCACCTCAAGTGTGCTCACTATTTTATCCTGGCAGCATCTAGGGGAGATACTCTGTCCAAAACTCCGGTGTTTCCGCCCTCAGAGGCTCCTTTTCAGATAGATCCTGCCTCGCCTTCAGGGTTTCTTTCTGCCAGAGTAGTCACTGGAGACCACCAGGACTCAAGCCTGAAGAGATACGGCCACGCCTCCATCCTCTTGAGCCCTGGCGTTATCTTCAGTGCAGGAGGCTTTGGAGAACAAGAAGGACGACACTGCCGAGTGAGCAGGTTTCACTTGCTCTCACGATCCTGCGACTCTGAATGGAAAGGCAGCCAAATAAGTAGTTTGAGGACTGAAGGCCAGTGGGATGGACGCCTTTATCACACCATGACAAGGCTTTCAGATACTCAGGTTCTGGTTCTTGGAGGGAGACTGTCCCCAGTAAGTCCAGCCTCCAGGGCTCTCCAACTTGATTTTTACGAAAGCGAGGATAATTGCCCCGAGGACCAACGTGTAATAGTAACAGAGGCCACCTTAGGAGAAGGCCCCATGTTGCGTTGCTGGCGGCATTCAACAACAGAAGTCTATCATCAGAACCAAAGATACTTGCTTGTGTATGGTGGCCGAAGTGTGACAGAACCGGCAGTTAGTGACTGTCGTTTCCTCCATGTAGAGACAATGGCTTGGGTCAGAATCCCCGTTGAAGGGGCAGCACCCCAGGGTCGGCATTCTCACAGCGCCTGCAGTTGGCAAGGGGGAGCACTTATCGCTGGAGGTCTTGGTGTTTCTGAGGAACCACTGAGCTCTGTACTCTTCCTCAGGCCAGCATCCTCCAGATTCCTCTGGGAATCAATAGATGTCCAGCCCCCCATTACCCCGAGGTACTCTCACACCGCTCATGTATTTAATGGAAAGCTGCTTTTGGTTGGAGGGGTTTGGATTCATTGCTCCTCAGTCCCTGGAGTGACTGTTATCAATTTGACTACGGGGGTGAGCTCTGAGTATCAGATTGACACAGCGTCGGTACCGTGGCCGTTAATGTTGCACAACCACAGCAGCGCCCTCCTTCCCGAAGAACAGCAGCTCCTGCTTATTGGAGGGGGAGGGAACTGCTTTTCCTTTGGCACTTATTTCAACCCCCACGCAGTGGCATTAGATCTCTCCTCCTTGAGTTCAGGGCAATAAAGAATGGACTCGGTATATTCAGGACCTAAGAATGAATTTGGCTGTGTATATTGGCACCACCACACCCTCCAACACACACCTTCCTTCCTTACCACACTATTGTAGGACATGAAAAGCTCGTTACAATAAATACCAACAGTGAGATGGTACATAAGTAAAACAGTGAAAAGAGTCATACATTCTAGGAGCCTCAGCATCATGTGTCCAATTTGTTGGGTTTCTACCAATTTTCATCTCTTAGCCATTTAGTCACAACAACCTTTATCCTGAGTAAAAGATTTCCCAAACTTCTATCTTGTGACCTAAATTATATTTTGGGAAAAAATTCATACTGATCCTTGGTAAGAATACAAAGCTGAGTATAGTTCAGGAATTCAGTGTTGGTCTGCTGCTTTGGGTGTAAGACCTGAAATGAGCACTGTAGTTCAAAGACTTGGCCTTTAAGTTGAACACAGGACTTTTAACAATGAGAAAAAGTACAACTTGAAAATTGTGCTTTTGATTACTCTTTTGCTAACATTTTATATTAAGCTTTGTAAGTGCTAATAACGCAGTCATTTAATGCCTTattgttttttatcttaacctgGTATAATGAATGATGTTTGTTCAGGCCATCACTGTTCTGAGCCCCCAAGCAGCCTCAATTTATAGGCAGCATGGGTCAGCTTTCTTCTGGTTTTCTGCTTGAGTTCCACAGGTCAGAAACACTGTAAGAAGGAAGTGTATGttgtggggaggggagcaggaagTGAACCACAGTGGTGGCTCTTTCTCTGCCAGGCTACAACTGTGCTCCCTGCCAAGGCCATCGCTCCTGACATGTAACCTCTGTGCTAAGGCAGAGCACTCGTCGCTTAAGGAATTGTTCCTTTTCCTTAACCTCTTCAGACCTAGGAGTTGTGATGGCTCCTTGTTAGAGCTGAGCTGCATTTCCCAATACAGTGTGTtagttttcttttgctgtgaagaaacactatgatcaaggcaacttaagggtttatttgggcttctgGTTCCAGAGATAGACCACCCTGGTGTGGTGGTCTATCTGGAAGCAAGAATACTGAGAACTCACATCCTTTACCGTaagcagaaaccagaaagcaaccTGCAGATACAGAGGCCTTTAGAAGCCAAAGCGCAGGCTctgctcctctcctcccggtaCACTGGATGCCTCTATTGACCTACCTTGCAACTCACCGAGTCATTCTGCCACAAAAACTGTTCCAAGATCACTAATGATCTTAGAGGATCATTCCCACCCGTGACATACTTTCTTTAGCACAGATACCTTCTAAACTTCCCCCAGACAGCACCACCatctggagaccaagtgttcaaattcaTGAGCCTATATGGAGCATTCTTACTCAAGCCACCACAAGTATAGCAACTGGCGACTTGTGAAATGTTAAAAGCATTAGAGAATATTGGGATTGTAATGTACCTTATAATCTGCAGCCATTAAACTCCCCTTAGTTATCCCTTAAATGATCAGGCAATTCTATTGagttttgaaaatattaatgaCATCTCTTAAGTTTGGAGACTTAACATGTCACGAAAGTTGTATGATATGAGCTTCATAACTAGGAGGTAGTGGCTTGGTAGTACACTAGTGTGGCCCTGAATACAGTAATATCTTTATAGTCTGTAAGTACCCAGCTGACTTTTTAACCGTTATTTGGAACTTAGTGAACTGCATGGCATGGCACCCCTTTTCTCTAAATGTTTTCTGTTGACTTTGCACAAAAAAATGGATGTGAAGGGTAGTTAGTATAAAAACTGAGTAGGGTTGTAGTTTAATATAAACCTTCCTGAGACTTTAGAAAGTCCCTTTCTGGAAAAGTCACTGGTTACGGCCTGGTGTGCGTCTTGGCACACCGGGCAGCATCTGGCAGGGCTCTCAGTGGGCCAAGCGCCAGATAACTGGCCGCAGCGTGATTGGTGCGCTTCTAGTTTGTAAGTTTATCACAGCCTCCCTTCAGCTTTCAGGGGCAAGTCAAGGGAGAACACTGTGAAACCAATGTCCTCAGCTGGGTGGCAGGTAGAACCTGCATTCTAATCAGGCCTGACTGTAACCCCGTTTCATTCGGTGTGCCGGCAATCATATTTTCATTACTGTGGGTAtaaagaggtagaggcaggtcaTCGAGAGAATGTTGGTGTGTGCCAGACCCAAGTCAGCGCAGCAGGGCCTATTCTGCTAAATACTGCCAGGCATTATGAGTAATTGGGCCTGGACTTGTCCCTTCAAGAGAGCTAACTTCTGTATTCCTGGGAGCAATTATAAGATTTAGCTTGCCTTCCAACTTTAACCCTATTTTTGCAACATGCTTAGTTAAATTACTTATCTCTTAAACTCTTCTTAATTGGAACATTTAGTTTTCCCAGAGCGTTTGCCCTGTGACTTCAGAGTGGCATTTGGTAGATACTGGTGATGCTGGGTTAGTTTCATTAATGGCAGTCTGCGGCAGCTGCTGAGACAGGCCACACTGAGAACTGAAATTGGAGAACTGCTTCTCTCTTTCaatttggaatatttccattttaaaattctactttTGGGCTTTGGGATAGTTTTGAGGGTTATTTTTAGTGATTGTCTTTCCtcttttcatgatttttctttctagACCAGAAAGACTATTAAGAAAAGACTCTTTACTCTGGGTCTCATAAGCAGTGTATCATATTAGAATAAGAAAACAAGGCTTGGGGCTgcaaagatgactcagcagttcagagcactggctgcttttctagaggacccaggtttgattcacAGCACCTGTATGGAGGCTCGAAATACTGTAATttcagttcctggggatccaatgccctcctctggcctccaaaggcatcAGGCATGCGTGTGGTACACAGATGTAAAAGCCAGCAAAACacccttttactttttttctttctttttcccccaaaAAGAAGGCTAAGACAAGTGTTCCAGTGCTGGCTCTGGCAGCTCATGCACTACAATGGAAATGGAACAGTGGAGAGCATAGGTCCCATGCAAGGAGGACATGAAAATTTGTGAGGCAACAAAGAACGAACAGCAAACCCCACAACTTTTTCCAGCTGATATTTGGTTAACCCACGTCCATCCATAAAACTAATCTGAAAGACCGGAAACATGCAAGCGCACATGCCTGCGAGCATGCATAGTAGCTTCCCAGAATGCTGCACTGCTTCACTGGACATGGCCTGTATCTAACTCAATGGTAAGTTTACTAGAGGAAAGCCCTGTCCTCATTTCTATGTGCAAAGTCATTCGCTACCCAACTGGAAGATTAAGGCTGCTAAATGAACTGTAGTGAGAATGGCTTTGAGATATTGTGCAATCCTCTGCCGCTCTCATTTCttagtttattcacatttttaGGCTTTCCAGCAGAGTCCCGACCTTAGATTTGTATCTGTTACTTCAGAGAAAGCTAAACCAAGCTGATCATTCTTGTTTATATAAACAAGAGACAGCttttacttaagaaaaaaaaatagccaaactCCTTTCTTTCTGCCCCCAAATAACTTTTTTTGAAGTAGAATCCATACCTCAATCTGTCAAACTTACATTTAGTTAACTGAGTCCAAATACATTATTATTACCAGAGCATAGCACAGTAAATGTGCTACAGTTTAACACAGGAGTGGATATGTGGCCTGGGTAAGGTAAAATCAACAATGAATTAatagtaaattattttgtgtaaaCAGAGATTAAAACTGGACACGTGACAACCctaagctgaggcagaaagatgatAAATTTGAGATGAGTCTGGGAAACTTTtcaagagtctgtctcaaaacaataacaacaaaagacccTTGGGCTGGGCAGGTAGCTCGGTTGGTAgattgcttgcctagcatgtacaaagccctggcTTCTATCTTCAGCGCCACCCAAGTCTCAGGAGTGGTGttacacatctgtgatcccagcaataTAGGCAGTGACGGCAGATCCAGGAAgagcagaagttcaaagccaacttAGGCTATAG includes the following:
- the Lcmt2 gene encoding tRNA wybutosine-synthesizing protein 4, which encodes MGPQGRERRAGTVQGTNDSSALSKRSLAAHGYVRDAFAALLAPGPVRRTPLIHRGYYVRARAVRHCVRAFLRLAGAPPAPARTQILSLGSGSDSLYFRLKAAGLLARAAVWEVDFPDVSRLKAERIGETPELCALTGPFEIGDPASALCFSSSDYCILGADLRELPRLDEALDGAGLDAASPTLLLAEAVLSYLEPARAAALIAWAAQRFPDALFVVYEQMKPRDAFGQVMLQHFRRLHSPLHGLELFPDLEAQRQRFLQAGWTACSALDLNEFYRRLLPVDERRRVETLEPFDEFEEWHLKCAHYFILAASRGDTLSKTPVFPPSEAPFQIDPASPSGFLSARVVTGDHQDSSLKRYGHASILLSPGVIFSAGGFGEQEGRHCRVSRFHLLSRSCDSEWKGSQISSLRTEGQWDGRLYHTMTRLSDTQVLVLGGRLSPVSPASRALQLDFYESEDNCPEDQRVIVTEATLGEGPMLRCWRHSTTEVYHQNQRYLLVYGGRSVTEPAVSDCRFLHVETMAWVRIPVEGAAPQGRHSHSACSWQGGALIAGGLGVSEEPLSSVLFLRPASSRFLWESIDVQPPITPRYSHTAHVFNGKLLLVGGVWIHCSSVPGVTVINLTTGVSSEYQIDTASVPWPLMLHNHSSALLPEEQQLLLIGGGGNCFSFGTYFNPHAVALDLSSLSSGQ